The Desulfovibrio sp. JC022 genome includes a region encoding these proteins:
- a CDS encoding ATPase, T2SS/T4P/T4SS family, translating into MTNNEIPKILQERVILLEGVILISAELEDDAHLMSFLSYAARKGYKETKRVEASEFQKLRKKHYTRIETESDIQTLAVDIIADAHKQGASDIHLTDAGPYASIKFRKLGMVQDYKQLKGEKGRKVIVAIYQTMSNQVDSTFIPRERQDGRIVNNDFLPSEVHSIRIHTEPLECAMADNGTGTFMALRLLYDRTTAKGNLAGRLSSLGYCKQHMRDFQTLTQRSGLSLLSGPTGHGKSTALKHIMESMAEENPEKNYLAIEDPPEYPLERVKQVRVSTNDQDENRGAAYRNAIAGAMRSDPDEIMIGEIRFPQAASAALDAAQTGHGVWTTVHANSAFGIIQRMVSLLRAANYPDPLEYLCDHTVLSGLHHQRLVPVLCPKCRMPIKDVFVLGPDNELRRRSLPQPLLERIMNTITDMDQIHIRGEGCSECAGMGIIGQTVAAELVPTNHVILNAIRNGNMDAAYKHWRHDLNGRTFVDHALELIQTGVIDPCLTELRLGVPLDYDHKHNGLISSHLETVSQTKEFAHAVV; encoded by the coding sequence ATGACCAACAACGAAATACCAAAGATTCTGCAAGAACGTGTCATACTGCTTGAAGGCGTAATCCTGATCTCTGCGGAGCTGGAAGATGACGCGCATCTGATGTCTTTTCTCAGCTACGCCGCCCGTAAAGGATACAAGGAAACCAAACGGGTTGAAGCCAGTGAATTCCAGAAGCTGCGCAAAAAACATTACACCCGCATCGAAACTGAAAGCGACATCCAGACGCTGGCCGTGGACATTATCGCCGACGCCCATAAACAGGGCGCATCCGACATCCACCTCACCGATGCTGGCCCGTATGCCTCCATCAAATTCCGCAAGCTGGGCATGGTGCAGGATTACAAACAACTCAAGGGCGAGAAAGGTCGCAAGGTCATTGTGGCCATCTATCAGACCATGTCCAATCAGGTTGATTCGACCTTCATTCCCCGTGAACGGCAGGACGGCAGGATCGTAAACAACGACTTCCTGCCCTCGGAAGTCCATTCCATTCGAATCCACACCGAACCGCTGGAATGCGCCATGGCCGACAACGGCACCGGGACATTCATGGCCCTGCGTCTGCTCTACGACCGCACCACGGCCAAAGGCAATCTGGCTGGGCGGCTTTCCAGTCTCGGATACTGCAAACAGCACATGCGTGACTTTCAGACTTTGACCCAGCGGTCCGGGCTTTCCCTGCTTTCCGGTCCCACCGGACACGGCAAAAGTACCGCGCTAAAACACATCATGGAAAGCATGGCTGAGGAGAATCCTGAAAAGAACTACCTCGCCATTGAAGATCCGCCGGAATACCCGCTGGAACGGGTCAAGCAGGTCCGGGTCAGCACCAACGATCAAGATGAAAACAGAGGCGCGGCCTATCGCAACGCCATTGCCGGGGCCATGCGTTCCGACCCGGATGAAATCATGATCGGTGAGATCCGCTTCCCGCAGGCTGCTTCAGCCGCACTGGATGCCGCCCAGACCGGGCATGGCGTCTGGACCACGGTTCACGCCAACTCGGCTTTTGGAATCATTCAACGCATGGTTTCTTTGCTACGTGCGGCCAATTACCCTGATCCGCTGGAATACCTCTGCGACCACACCGTGCTTTCCGGCCTGCATCATCAGCGGCTGGTTCCGGTGCTCTGCCCCAAGTGCAGGATGCCTATCAAAGACGTCTTCGTCCTTGGTCCCGACAACGAACTGCGCCGCAGAAGCCTTCCGCAACCGCTTTTAGAACGGATCATGAACACCATAACCGACATGGACCAGATCCATATTCGTGGCGAAGGTTGCTCAGAATGCGCGGGTATGGGCATCATCGGCCAGACTGTTGCCGCTGAGCTGGTTCCAACTAACCATGTTATTCTCAACGCCATCCGCAACGGCAATATGGACGCTGCATACAAGCATTGGCGACATGATTTGAACGGCAGAACCTTTGTGGATCATGCCCTTGAGCTCATCCAGACCGGTGTTATTGATCCCTGCCTCACCGAGCTTAGACTTGGCGTTCCGCTGGATTATGACCACAAGCACAATGGTCTCATTTCCAGCCACTTAGAAACAGTTTCCCAGACAAAAGAGTTTGCCCATGCAGTTGTTTAA
- a CDS encoding type II secretion system F family protein — MQLFKHTNLLAKLFFTQSVRIRVYRKLAAMTRHGINVAEAVTYIEERYAKQRNLLSPVLSEVSARINSGDNIHEALRGFIPAEEAMLLQSGVESGKLHEALELCVRLIKARLKIVNSMWKALSYPAILIIALIALLLVLSRYVVPKLAELSDSARWMGSAKTLYQVAGFVDSTFGTILLVGMVLLFLTSLVTIKIWTGKIRVRFDGIPPWSFYRLIIGSLWLFTLSTLMKSGIQLSQAMNDMLETPGSSPWLKERLNSVKAQLNLGKGIGEALDDSGYRFPAQTIIEDLRIYSTLPGFDARLHLIAEEWLEEGMETIKTQAKIINITCIIGISSMITSIVLAVTSLQQQLGQNMGY, encoded by the coding sequence ATGCAGTTGTTTAAACACACCAATCTGCTGGCAAAACTCTTCTTTACCCAATCGGTACGGATCAGGGTTTACCGCAAGCTTGCGGCCATGACCCGGCACGGAATCAATGTGGCTGAGGCTGTCACCTACATTGAAGAACGGTACGCCAAGCAACGCAATCTGCTCAGCCCGGTACTCTCTGAAGTATCGGCCCGCATCAACTCCGGGGACAATATCCATGAAGCCCTGCGCGGCTTCATTCCCGCTGAGGAAGCAATGCTCCTTCAGAGCGGCGTGGAATCCGGGAAGCTCCATGAAGCCCTTGAACTTTGTGTGCGGCTTATCAAAGCCAGATTGAAGATCGTCAACTCCATGTGGAAAGCATTAAGCTATCCGGCAATCCTGATCATTGCCCTGATTGCACTACTGCTGGTGCTCTCGCGCTACGTAGTTCCCAAACTTGCCGAGCTTTCCGACTCTGCCCGCTGGATGGGCAGCGCAAAAACACTCTATCAAGTGGCCGGATTTGTGGATTCCACCTTCGGGACCATTCTGCTTGTCGGAATGGTGCTCCTCTTCCTCACTTCACTGGTGACCATCAAAATCTGGACCGGCAAGATCCGTGTCCGCTTTGACGGAATCCCGCCATGGTCATTCTACCGGCTTATCATCGGCAGTCTCTGGCTTTTTACCCTCTCAACCCTGATGAAATCCGGGATTCAACTCTCACAAGCCATGAACGACATGCTTGAAACTCCCGGTTCAAGCCCATGGCTCAAGGAACGGCTGAACTCGGTCAAAGCCCAGCTCAACCTCGGAAAGGGAATCGGAGAAGCTTTGGACGATTCCGGCTATCGCTTTCCCGCTCAAACCATAATCGAAGATCTGCGCATCTATTCCACTCTCCCCGGCTTCGATGCCCGGCTGCACCTCATTGCCGAGGAATGGCTGGAAGAAGGCATGGAAACAATCAAAACGCAGGCCAAAATCATCAACATAACCTGCATCATCGGCATCAGCTCAATGATCACCAGCATAGTGCTCGCGGTGACATCACTTCAACAACAACTTGGTCAAAACATGGGATATTAA
- a CDS encoding type 4 pilus major pilin, with protein MTLLETLGALLIGLIVLGGSGYMISKGIDNDKIAKAEQNLSTFRLDIKNLYQGEPDFNGLTTSITVTNEAVPDGMIKSTGEVRNVWNGAVAVATGAAPTTFTITHSSVPEYACVKLATFQAGSWVSVSVNGVEIDQASGMVAAITNQVAESNTIVFTSN; from the coding sequence ATGACATTACTCGAAACACTCGGCGCATTACTTATCGGCCTCATCGTACTCGGCGGTTCCGGCTACATGATTTCAAAAGGAATCGACAACGACAAAATCGCCAAGGCAGAACAGAACCTTTCCACCTTCCGCCTCGACATCAAGAACCTCTATCAGGGCGAGCCGGATTTCAACGGGCTGACGACCAGCATTACCGTTACTAACGAAGCCGTTCCCGATGGAATGATCAAAAGTACCGGTGAAGTCCGCAACGTCTGGAACGGAGCGGTCGCAGTTGCCACCGGCGCGGCCCCGACCACCTTCACCATCACCCACAGCAGCGTTCCCGAATATGCATGCGTAAAGCTCGCAACTTTTCAAGCCGGTTCATGGGTTTCCGTATCTGTGAACGGCGTGGAAATCGATCAGGCCAGCGGAATGGTTGCGGCCATTACCAATCAGGTTGCCGAAAGCAATACCATCGTATTCACATCCAACTAG
- the pilM gene encoding type IV pilus biogenesis protein PilM, which yields MKILAALFSILGVMALVMAESSFSPRTYQAETVATNYGVYRDAVNNYALSNSAPSSGEISTSLLRLPSGWNPIRNWTNRFDNGHIYVWGSVNSMEAQAIRDLFLNSYAIGINRNGKLFNKYGNGVSLPSFIPEGCIVSMIKK from the coding sequence ATGAAAATCCTAGCCGCACTGTTCAGCATTCTCGGAGTCATGGCTCTGGTCATGGCCGAGTCAAGCTTCAGTCCCCGGACATATCAGGCCGAAACGGTAGCCACCAATTACGGTGTCTACCGCGACGCCGTAAACAATTACGCGCTCAGCAATTCTGCGCCATCATCCGGCGAAATATCCACCTCACTTCTAAGGTTGCCGTCCGGTTGGAATCCCATCCGCAATTGGACAAACCGGTTCGACAACGGACACATCTACGTCTGGGGATCGGTCAACAGCATGGAAGCACAAGCTATCAGGGACTTGTTTCTGAACAGCTACGCCATCGGAATCAACCGCAATGGCAAGCTTTTCAACAAATACGGGAACGGCGTTTCGCTGCCCTCGTTCATACCCGAAGGCTGCATCGTCAGCATGATTAAGAAATAA
- the pilV gene encoding shufflon system plasmid conjugative transfer pilus tip adhesin PilV, with the protein MTDKYKIKQKGFTLIEVLAALIILALLMPLLGDFIDRGVEQIKQRNVSNHLAAVLDAASDYAKENYSSLRTSSTASGATAVTMAQLRSGGFLPDSFQDLNGWGQRYGIYVLQPSAGDLQVVVLTYAGRTHSANDKNFSTTIAPATAAMVGGAGGYIPTGEMPGQSASELRGSYGGWTVDLASTDIPVPAPGHIGGRAFLREKDISKDFLYRVEVPGHPELNEMSTELDMTDHAIEGVKEIHFEKHTLADIDASGFCGDSDKEGRVFFDPAVGLYICRAGEPQVIADSGNSQFLKGSTVAINGELIPKPTCAPGVSSTPQIFVAPAAFAEGSVSKSIVAVQCWATSEDANNWRVHMRIRTADSDSSWISPPAGTGRIMVLTTCN; encoded by the coding sequence ATGACAGATAAATATAAAATTAAACAGAAGGGCTTCACCCTAATTGAAGTACTGGCGGCTTTAATCATCCTTGCCTTGCTCATGCCCTTGCTCGGTGATTTCATCGACCGCGGTGTCGAGCAGATCAAGCAGCGTAATGTCAGCAATCACCTTGCAGCCGTGCTTGATGCCGCCTCCGATTACGCCAAGGAAAACTACTCCTCCCTGAGAACCTCTTCAACTGCTTCCGGTGCGACTGCGGTCACTATGGCCCAGCTCCGCAGCGGGGGCTTTCTCCCTGACAGTTTTCAGGATCTCAACGGCTGGGGTCAGAGATACGGAATCTATGTGCTCCAGCCCTCAGCCGGAGATTTACAGGTCGTAGTTCTGACCTATGCCGGACGTACCCACTCAGCAAATGACAAAAACTTCAGCACCACCATCGCCCCGGCAACTGCGGCCATGGTCGGCGGTGCCGGAGGCTATATCCCTACCGGAGAAATGCCCGGCCAATCAGCATCGGAGCTGCGCGGATCTTACGGCGGCTGGACTGTTGATCTTGCAAGCACGGACATCCCTGTTCCTGCTCCCGGCCATATCGGCGGACGTGCTTTCCTGCGTGAAAAGGACATCAGCAAGGACTTCCTATACCGCGTGGAAGTCCCCGGCCACCCGGAACTGAATGAAATGTCCACCGAGCTGGATATGACCGATCACGCCATTGAGGGAGTCAAAGAAATTCACTTTGAAAAACACACCCTTGCCGACATCGACGCATCCGGTTTCTGTGGAGATTCAGACAAGGAAGGCCGTGTTTTCTTTGATCCTGCCGTGGGCCTTTACATCTGCCGTGCCGGTGAACCGCAAGTCATTGCCGATTCCGGCAACTCTCAATTCCTGAAAGGCTCCACTGTTGCCATCAACGGCGAACTTATTCCCAAACCGACCTGTGCCCCCGGCGTCAGTTCCACCCCGCAAATCTTTGTGGCTCCTGCCGCATTTGCCGAAGGTTCTGTTTCAAAATCCATCGTTGCCGTTCAGTGCTGGGCCACCAGTGAAGACGCCAACAACTGGCGCGTACACATGCGCATCCGCACCGCTGATTCTGATTCATCGTGGATTTCTCCACCTGCCGGGACCGGCAGAATCATGGTCCTCACTACCTGCAATTAA
- a CDS encoding phage tail protein: MKKIFFPLIFILLFCSAAFAGDATSYTLSNVTPQKISGVPVGTVVPWPAGSVPDGWLECNGQSTSGHSELTAIVGSRVPDLRGEFIRGWDHGRGVDGGRSLLNVQSHMLGAHNHIQGLPETNVRNPGRHTRYGYTSGPDHGGVGDDEGRVSNRWFFTSTTGGSETRPRNVAMMYIIKAE, from the coding sequence ATGAAAAAGATATTCTTTCCCCTCATATTTATATTGCTGTTCTGCTCCGCAGCCTTTGCCGGAGACGCCACCAGCTACACCCTGAGCAACGTCACACCGCAAAAAATCAGCGGCGTTCCAGTGGGAACCGTTGTTCCATGGCCTGCCGGGTCAGTCCCCGACGGCTGGCTTGAATGCAACGGACAATCCACCAGCGGCCATTCAGAGCTGACCGCAATTGTGGGCAGCAGAGTCCCCGATCTGCGTGGTGAATTCATTCGCGGCTGGGATCATGGCCGAGGCGTTGATGGCGGCAGAAGTCTGCTGAATGTGCAGTCCCACATGCTGGGTGCGCACAACCATATTCAGGGTTTGCCTGAAACAAACGTGCGTAACCCCGGTAGACATACCAGATATGGATATACCAGTGGTCCCGACCATGGCGGAGTTGGTGATGATGAAGGGCGCGTCAGCAATCGCTGGTTCTTCACCTCCACAACCGGCGGCTCTGAGACTCGCCCGCGCAACGTGGCGATGATGTACATCATCAAGGCTGAGTAG